The window TaatgaaaataatattaaataaatgaTTGTGCATGTAAAATCTCCTCTTATATTTAGGAATAAGTTTAAAGTAGCTTTTTCAATATATTTCTGAGCAGTTTTGGTCTTTTAAGATTGTAAAATATGAATATTTTTTGTCTTTATCAAATATTTAGCAAATTATATTTGCTAGATTTGACAGAAatggaaaaaaaaaagtatttcacGAGAACTCACATGTGTaatttttatagtttttatttatttctagAATTTGGTACACTTTGGTGCAATTCTTTTTGTCTATCTTTGGCGTCTGATGTAATTTTTTCTATTGCAGTTTCTAGAATTTTTCATAGTTCTCGCTTTATCAAACAAAAAGAGTTTCTTAATATTTTTCGGAGACCAAAAATGTTCATATTTGAGAAACATAATGATCAAAAACTACTTAAGAATATAATTTAGGTACTATTTTGAATCTATCCCAAACATAAGGgaccatttttgttattttctccAATAATATCATGCCATGCCTCGGAAATTACACACAGCAAACTCTCCCTGTCCATTTTATAGGGTTTCCTCTTACTCCTCGGGAGAATACTGCCGGAGCTCCGGTGATCACCACTGTCACCGGCGAAGGAAAGTTCATTTCCATCCTGAAACTCAGTCATTTCCTTGACGGAGGTTTCCCAATCGATTTGGTAAAAAGGTATGAAAATGTAGAAAAAGTGgacttcttttctctcaatttTGTTACTTTTTTACTTGCAGTGTCTGTTTTTTGCAACGAATTTGTTGTAATTGTTTCTTGCTTCCTGCTCATCTGAAACAGTGACagttctctcttcttctttttttttgcttCCTTTTGGGTTATATCTAACTACTCAAGCTAGCTAGGGTTGACTATATGAATCCTTATTCCGCATTATTGTGTTTATTTCatccaaattataaataattcatCTTAAAGGACAAATTAGGGATCCTCAAAATTAGATAGATGCTTGAACTGTGAGTTGATGTTGAAAACAATaagagtatttgaagttaaagttGGAAAGAAGTCTATGGAAGTTTGAAATTGTGTTTACACATGAACTTATGTTTATCAAAGCTGTAGATTTGTCGTCAAAGCTCGTATCTCACTTGAAATGCACATTCAAACCAGTATTCTGATACAGTCAAAGCatgaattttgatattattttttgaTAAGAAACTGAGATATCTTTTTGATGTAAAAACCAGCAATAAGGGATGCTGGAGAAATGTACATTCAAAAGGAGAGAACTTTACAAAGTGTGTAGAGAGTAAAGAAAATCAATCATGGCTTCAGATTCTAAAACATCGACCCTATCCATATTTATGCCAAAAGTTGAGCAAAGATAAACACTTGTATATAAGGTTAATAACATTGCTCTTCTTCACTTCTAAACTCTAGCATTTCTTTCCTTCCAAATCACCCACCAAAGTACTGCCAGTATAATGTTCCAGATTCGAAATGATTCTTTAGACAAAACCCTTTTATGCCATGCATGAAGAATGTCCAAAGCAGAATTTGAAGAACGCCACCGGATGCCCAAGCATTTAAAAAAGAAATTCCAGATTTGATTGGAATTAAGGGTGCTTCTTACTCAAGATAATGTGTGCAATAGATGCTACTTATCCCTGGCAGAAGACAAAAATGTAGATCATTTATTTATGCACTTTCCAGTAACTAACAGTGTTTGGGAAATGTTTTTATGAGTTTGGAATTGTTTGGGGGAAGCTTATGTTAGTCGGGGAAGGTGGAGAGTTATGGACTCTTATGTACACTAATCTACACCATCCCTGATGGTTATTAACTCCTTTATCTCTAGTTTTCTGTGCTTGTCAGTCTTTTGCCTGTGTGTATTTGTATCCTCTGCCACCATGTGCTGCTCATCTTCTGGTATATATTTTCCTGAAGTTGCTTGTTGGCTTTTAACTTAATTTGCTTGTTATTTGTCTGTATTATGTTCTTCTCTGAAAATTGACTCTTGCTTTGTGTTTCAATCAGATGAGCAGCTCAGATGAGGAATCAGATTTCAGTGATTCTGAGATTAATGATTATATAGAGAAACCTTATCAAGAACTGAGAACTGGAAAATACAAAGTGAAGGGTCCAAATGGGTCTCTCAGATGCCCCTTTTGTGCTGGGAGGAAGAAGCAAGATTACAAATACAATGAACTGCTTCAACATGCTTCTGGTGCAGGTAAAGGTGCTCGTTTAGGTGCAAAACAAAAAGCAAACCACTTGGCTCTTGCAAAGTACTTGGAATCTGACCTAGCTAATGAGGCTGAGCCAGTACCCCCACGTGCTGTCACACCAGAGCGCACAGAAGCTGAGCAAACAGAAGTATTTTGCTGGCCTTGGACTGCAGTTGTTGTCAATATATCAAAAGAAACAGCAGATGGAGAATCTGTGGACGACAAGGAGTATTGGTTGAAAAAATTTTCCTTGTATAAGCCCTTGGAAATTGTGCTTTTCCATGATAACCAAGCGCTGGTGTCTGAAGCTATTGTGACTTTTGATAGGAATTGGACTGGTTTCAATAATGCAATGGAATTTGAGAAATCCTTTGAAGCCAGGCGCTGCAGTAAAAAAGAATGGTGTGCCCATAAAAGTTGCCCCAGTTCAAATATTTATGGATGGGTTACTCGGGAAGATGATTTTAGAGCAGAAGGGGCAATAGGAGAATATCTCCGTGGAAAGGGGGAGTTAAAGACTATATCTGACCTGATCAAGGAAGAAACCCAGGATAGGAATAAGGTCGTAGCTACTCTAGCTAACGAGATTGATATGGAAAATGAAAATCTGGATGAGCTGCAGATACAGTTTAATTTAAAGACGTTGTCTCTTAGGCAGATGCTTGAGGAGAAAGACATACTACATCGTTCTTTCTTTGAAGGTTCCCAGTCATAAACCCATCCATTTTACTATTTTCATTTGACTTTGCAATTATATGTGATAATTATGTTCCTTCTTTTATGTGTTAGGAAATTGACATTTTCCACTGATATGATGAGAGTATTTGGACTTGAAATTATACATCACACATGTTCTCTATTGACGTGTTTCCTTTGTTTCTACATGTCAATTACTTTTAAATGTCTCCAGGATTGCTTTAAAAGAATTCTAAGGAATTCTAGGCCATCGGTTTGATATAAATCAGGAATTCAAGAAAGTCTTATTCTGGAGAAAGAAATGGGACTagtatttttgtattttgtgGTTAAAGAAACTGCTATCGTGCCTCCTGTATAACTGATATCTAAAATACAGAAACAAGGAAGATGCAACGCCTTGCTCGGGAGCATGTACAGAAGGTCCTACATGAGCAGGAGATGTTAAGTGTAGAGCTGGAGAGGAAGAAGAAGCAGCTAGATATTTGGAGCAGAGAATTGAACAAACGTGAGACCTTAACTGAAAGAGAAAAGCAAAAGCTGGATGAGGAGAAGCAAAAGGTGATCAAAGTTCTAATATCAGTCAAAGTTGTCTGATATTTTACATTATTATAATGTAGGTAGTTACACTCTTCTGGATTTTGGTTGTCAGCTTACGTACGGCTGTATATTGTGTGAAGTAGAATAATATGCTGAAGCTTCCTGTTCTTGTTTAGAAGAATTTGTTCTGGAAAATACATTCAATGCTTTTCAATTCACTTGCTTACATTTGAAGGATCCTGAACATCGTTTGTGGATTTTCAGAATGACGTAAGAAACTCTGCACTTCAAATGGCCTCTGCAGAACAAAGGAAAGCTGATGAGAATGTGTTGAGACTAGTTGAAGAACATAAGGTGCTGCATTTATAACCCCGTCTCCCTCTCTCCCCCCTCCCGTCTGTGTACACGCACActcgcgcgcgcacacacacacacacacacacacacacatatatatatatatatatatatatatatatatatatatataaaattgtgTTATACATTTCCTCCCACAAAAACCTGGCAATGGGGTTTTCTGCTACTGTTCTTTACAAATAGTCTTCACTCGAGTTATTTCAATACTGTTTTAGTCATTAGTGCTTTTACATGTgcagagagagaaggaggaagcTTTGAGAAAGATACTTGAGCTAGAAAGAGAGAATGATACCAAGCAGAAGCTGGAAATGGAAATTGCAGAACTTAAAGGAAAACTAGAAGTTATGAAGCATCTAGGAGGTGACGACGATGCAGCTGTGCAAAATAAAATCAAGGAGATGAACGAGGAGCTGGTtgggaaaatggaagaaatggaAGACTTGGAATCCTTGAATCAAACCCTTCTAGCGAAGGAGCGCAGGAGTAATGATGAGCTACAAGATGCTCGGCGCACATTAATTACGGTATGATTCAGTATTAATGGCACTATGACAGTAAGATTTTTATGTTATGAGATGCGGTTAAAAACCTTGTTTGGTGTTGGAGCTTCTTCTTGTTAAAGCACACTGCTTATTGGCTGCTTAATCATTATCAATTATCATCTTTTTAGGGATTGAATGAGCTCTTGACCAGCGGGCGCTCCCATATTGGGATAAGAAGAATGGGGGAAATCGAGTCAAAAGCTTTTCAGAATGCATGCAAGCAAAGGTTCCCAAATGAGGAAGCTGAGATCAAGGCTTTAGAACTGTGTTCTCTTTGGCAGGAAAAAATAAAAGACTCTGATTGGCATCCATTTAAAACTTTCATGGTTGACGAGTCCAAGGCTGAGGTTTGTCCCTTATGCCTGTTTGTTTTATTATGTTATTGCTGCCAATATT is drawn from Nicotiana tomentosiformis chromosome 12, ASM39032v3, whole genome shotgun sequence and contains these coding sequences:
- the LOC104117438 gene encoding factor of DNA methylation 1-like, with the translated sequence MSSSDEESDFSDSEINDYIEKPYQELRTGKYKVKGPNGSLRCPFCAGRKKQDYKYNELLQHASGAGKGARLGAKQKANHLALAKYLESDLANEAEPVPPRAVTPERTEAEQTEVFCWPWTAVVVNISKETADGESVDDKEYWLKKFSLYKPLEIVLFHDNQALVSEAIVTFDRNWTGFNNAMEFEKSFEARRCSKKEWCAHKSCPSSNIYGWVTREDDFRAEGAIGEYLRGKGELKTISDLIKEETQDRNKVVATLANEIDMENENLDELQIQFNLKTLSLRQMLEEKDILHRSFFEETRKMQRLAREHVQKVLHEQEMLSVELERKKKQLDIWSRELNKRETLTEREKQKLDEEKQKNDVRNSALQMASAEQRKADENVLRLVEEHKREKEEALRKILELERENDTKQKLEMEIAELKGKLEVMKHLGGDDDAAVQNKIKEMNEELVGKMEEMEDLESLNQTLLAKERRSNDELQDARRTLITGLNELLTSGRSHIGIRRMGEIESKAFQNACKQRFPNEEAEIKALELCSLWQEKIKDSDWHPFKTFMVDESKAEKVIDEDDEALKKLKEEWGDEIYNAVTEALKEIEEYNPSGRYVIPEMWNSKEQRKATLKEAISFIFKQLKTHKRKR